From Balearica regulorum gibbericeps isolate bBalReg1 chromosome 13, bBalReg1.pri, whole genome shotgun sequence, a single genomic window includes:
- the CDH11 gene encoding cadherin-11 yields the protein MKEDNCLHAALICLGMLYYSHAITTEKLNHARPSLHGHHEKGKEGQVLHRSKRGWVWNQFFVIEEYTGPDPVLVGRLHSDIDSGDGNIKYILSGEGAGIIFVIDDKSGNIHATKTLDREERAQYTLTAQAVDRNTNRPLEPPSEFIVKVQDINDNPPEFLHENYHANVPERSNVGTSVIQVTASDADDPTYGNSAKLVYSILEGQPYFSVEAQTGIIRTALPNMDREAKEEYHVVIQAKDMGGHMGGLSGTTKVTITLTDVNDNPPKFPQSVYQMSVSEAAVPGEEVGRVKAKDPDIGENGLVAYSIIDGDGMDMFEITTDYETQEGVVKLKKLLDFETKKSYSLKVEAANVHIDPKFISNGPFKDTVTVKISVEDADEPPVFLKPSYIFEIQENAASGTVVGKVHAKDPDAANSAIRYSIDRHTDLERYFIINAEDGNIKTIKALDREEIAWHNISVFAVEVHKQHQEAKVPVAIKVVDVNDNAPKFAAAYEAFVCENARSNQQFITISADDRDDSANGPRFIFSLPPEIIHNPNFTLRDNRDNTASVLVRREGFSRQKQDLYLLPIVISDGGLPPMSSTNTLTIRVCGCDSNGSMVSCNAEAYTLNAGLSTGALVAILACIVILLVIVVLFVTLKRQKKEPLIVFEEEDVRENIITYDDEGGGEEDTEAFDIATLQNPDGINGFIPRKDIKPEYQYMPRPGLRPAPNSVDVDDFINTRIQEADNDPTAPPYDSIQIYGYEGRGSVAGSLSSLESATTDSDLDYDYLQNWGPRFKKLADLYGSKDTFDDDS from the exons atgAAGGAGGACAATTGTTTACATGCCGCTCTTATCTGCCTGGGCATGCTGTATTACAGCCATGCCATAACTACAGAAAAACTGAACCATGCAAGGCCATCACTTCATGGTCaccatgaaaaaggaaaagaaggacaAGTTCTGCATCGTTCAAAAAGAGGCTGGGTGTGGAATCAGTTCTTTGTTATAGAAGAGTATACGGGACCAGATCCTGTACTAGTAGGAAGg CTTCATTCAGATATTGATTCTGGAGATGGAAACATTAAATACATTCTCTCAGGTGAAGGAGCTGGAATCATTTTTGTTATTGATGACAAATCAGGGAACATCCATGCAACAAAGACACTGGACCGGGAGGAGAGAGCTCAGTACACTCTCACGGCACAAGCTGTAGACAGGAACACTAACAGACCTTTGGAACCACCTTCTGAATTCATTGTTAAAGTTCAAGATATAAATGACAACCCACCTGAGTTTCTTCATGAAAACTACCATGCCAATGTGCCAGAGAGATCAAATGTAG gTACATCAGTTATTCAGGTAACAGCTTCAGATGCTGATGATCCTACCTATGGGAACAGTGCCAAATTGGTTTACAGTATTCTTGAAGGTCAGCCGTACTTCTCGGTGGAAGCTCAAACAG GAATTATCCGAACTGCCCTTCCGAATATGGACAGAGAAGCTAAGGAAGAGTATCATGTTGTAATACAGGCAAAAGATATGGGAGGACACATGGGAGGCCTCTCAGGGACAACCAAAGTGACAATTACACTCACAGATGTCAATGACAACCCACCAAAGTTCCCACAGA GTGTGTACCAGATGTCAGTGTCTGAAGCAGCTGTCCCAGGAGAGGAAGTAGGAAGAGTGAAGGCCAAAGATCCAGACATTGGGGAAAATGGCTTAGTAGCTTACAGCATCATTGATGGAGATGGCATGGATATGTTTGAAATTACAACAGATTATGAGACTCAGGAAGGTGTTGTAAAGCTTAAGAAG CTCTTAGATTTTGAAACCAAAAAGTCCTACAGCCTGAAGGTAGAGGCAGCCAATGTACATATTGATCCTAAGTTCATCAGCAATGGGCCATTCAAGGACACAGTAACAGTGAAGATATCAGTGGAAGATGCTGATGAGCCACCTGTGTTTTTAAAGCCAAgttatatttttgaaatacaagaaaatgcAGCATCTGGTACTGTGGTTGGAAAAGTACATGCCAAAGACCCTGATGCTGCAAACAGTGCTATAAG ATATTCAATTGATCGTCACACCGATcttgaaagatattttattattaatgcaGAAGATGGCAATATCAAGACAATAAAAGCTTTGGATAGAGAAGAAATTGCTTGGCATAATATCTCTGTCTTTGCAGTTGAAGTCC ACAAACAACACCAGGAAGCCAAAGTTCCAGTCGCAATTAAGGTCGTTGACGTCAATGACAATGCTCCAAAGTTTGCAGCAGCCTATGAAGCATTTGTCTGTGAGAATGCTCGAAGCAATCAG caaTTTATTACAATTAGTGCTGATGACAGGGATGACTCAGCCAACGGACCAAGATTTATCTTCAGTTTACCACCTGAAATTATTCATAATCCAAATTTTACACTCAGAGACAACAGAG ATAACACAGCAAGTGTTCTTGTTAGACGTGAAGGATTTAGTCGCCAAAAGCAAGATTTGTACCTTCTTCCTATTGTAATAAGTGATGGTGGACTCCCCCCTATGAGCAGCACCAACACTCTCACCATTCGGGTCTGCGGCTGTGACAGCAACGGCTCCATGGTCTCCTGTAATGCCGAAGCCTACACGCTCAATGCTGGATTAAGCACTGGAGCTTTAGTTGCCATTCTTGCTTGTATTGTGATTTTGTTAG tcaTTGTAGTGTTGTTTGTAacactgaaaagacagaaaaaagaaccTCTGATTGTTTTTGAAGAAGAAGATGTCCGAGAGAACATTATTACTTATGATGATgaaggtggaggagaggaagataCGGAAGCTTTTGACATAGCTACTTTGCAGAACCCCGATGGCATCAATGGATTTATTCCTCGTAAAGACATAAAACCTGAGTATCAGTATATGCCAAGACCAGGGCTTCGGCCGGCTCCTAATAGTGTTGATGTTGATGATTTCATCAACACAAGAATACAAGAGGCTGATAATGATCCAACTGCTCCTCCTTATGACTCTATTCAGATCTATGGCTATGAAGGAAGAGGCTCAGTGGCTGGTTCACTTAGCTCATTAGAGTCAGCGACAACAGATTCTGATTTGGACTATGACTATCTACAAAATTGGGGACCTCGATTTAAGAAACTTGCAGACTTGTATGGCTCCAAAGACACTTTCGATGATGATTCTTAA